The proteins below are encoded in one region of Streptomyces marianii:
- a CDS encoding helix-turn-helix domain-containing protein, which produces MYAERTSLLPGAVLWHNEPGPGPAVPVLPDGCMDLLWTEGRLLVAGPDTRAQPLDGVRAAYAGVRFPPGAAPAFFGVPAHELRDLRVDLTELWPARQVRPLAHRVTDAPDRASALEAVALRHAADSPPPDPLLRAVAEGLDAGATVAATAAAVGMGARQLHRRSLDAFGYGPKTLARVLRLQRALALVRDGVPYAEAALAAGCSDQAHLAREMRSLTGLTLGRYAELAAASWPANSDTAAPSGSRTTA; this is translated from the coding sequence ATGTACGCGGAACGGACCTCCCTGCTTCCCGGAGCCGTCCTCTGGCACAACGAGCCGGGGCCCGGCCCGGCGGTGCCCGTCCTGCCCGACGGCTGTATGGACCTGCTCTGGACCGAAGGGCGGCTGCTGGTCGCCGGACCCGACACCCGCGCGCAACCTCTCGACGGCGTGCGAGCCGCCTACGCAGGCGTACGCTTCCCGCCCGGCGCCGCACCCGCCTTCTTCGGCGTCCCGGCCCACGAACTGCGCGACCTGCGCGTGGACCTCACCGAACTGTGGCCCGCCCGGCAGGTGCGCCCGCTGGCGCACCGGGTCACCGACGCGCCGGACCGGGCCTCCGCTCTGGAGGCCGTGGCCCTGCGGCACGCGGCGGACTCGCCCCCGCCCGACCCTTTGCTGCGGGCCGTCGCGGAGGGGCTGGACGCGGGCGCGACCGTGGCCGCGACCGCCGCGGCCGTCGGGATGGGCGCCCGCCAGTTGCACCGCCGCTCCCTGGACGCCTTCGGCTACGGGCCGAAGACACTCGCCCGCGTACTGCGGCTGCAACGTGCCCTGGCCCTCGTACGGGACGGCGTGCCGTACGCGGAGGCCGCCCTGGCCGCGGGCTGCTCGGACCAGGCGCACCTCGCACGCGAGATGCGGTCCCTGACCGGGCTCACCCTCGGCCGCTACGCCGAGCTGGCCGCCGCGTCCTGGCCCGCGAACAGCGACACCGCGGCACCGTCCGGATCGAGGACGACCGCGTAG
- a CDS encoding VOC family protein, with translation MTPRLDAVGLVVSDMAASLAFYRRLGLDVPEGAAAAPHVEAVLPGGPRVLFDTEDTVRSFDPDWTRPEGGDRVGLAFLCDSPAEVDKVYEELVGAGHRGHLAPWDADWGQRYAVVLDPDGAAVSLFAGQDAAASSA, from the coding sequence ATGACTCCACGACTCGATGCTGTCGGCCTGGTCGTCTCCGACATGGCCGCCTCGCTCGCCTTCTACCGCCGGCTCGGCCTGGACGTCCCCGAGGGGGCCGCGGCCGCACCGCACGTCGAGGCCGTGCTGCCCGGTGGGCCGCGCGTGCTGTTCGACACCGAGGACACCGTCCGCTCCTTCGACCCGGACTGGACCCGGCCCGAGGGCGGGGACCGGGTGGGGCTCGCCTTCCTCTGCGACAGTCCCGCCGAGGTGGACAAGGTGTACGAGGAGCTCGTCGGGGCGGGACACCGCGGCCACCTCGCGCCCTGGGACGCGGACTGGGGGCAGCGCTACGCGGTCGTCCTCGATCCGGACGGTGCCGCGGTGTCGCTGTTCGCGGGCCAGGACGCGGCGGCCAGCTCGGCGTAG
- a CDS encoding YihY/virulence factor BrkB family protein yields the protein MQAANETPDRPAGRLHRVRVLYRNVSKRKLAWLLLKDTVNSCIEYRILGLAAEAAFFTLLSLPPLMLGLLGLLGYVDDWTSTTTVASIQENILRAAGTVLSDRGVNEIAKPLLEDVTRGGRPDVISLGFAIALWSGSRAVNVFIDTITVMYGLDGQRGIVATRLLAFLLYLIALLIGAVVLPLAVVGPDRVVEFVPFGADLVSVLYWPVVILLSVAFLTTLYHVSVPVRSPWVEDVPGALVALGMWVLGSFLLRIYLTSTVEGPTIYGSLAAPIAVLLWIGISAFAVLVGAAVNAAIDRVWPSVATAAARAAKQRVRAAHAAELVARARAAEGESEDLEEGGGDMPSEFPERWSKFLPPDDVRSRLHGSREHRDRDTRDTRDTRDARDKGDKGDRGDRGEGDDRDARGRGDRDNGDARDRDARDRDARDKDKGERKL from the coding sequence GTGCAGGCAGCAAACGAAACACCTGACCGGCCCGCCGGCCGGCTCCACCGGGTCAGAGTCCTCTACCGCAACGTCTCCAAGCGGAAGCTCGCCTGGTTGCTGCTGAAGGACACGGTCAATTCGTGCATCGAGTACCGGATCCTGGGGCTCGCGGCCGAGGCCGCGTTCTTCACCCTGCTGTCCCTGCCGCCGTTGATGCTGGGCCTGCTCGGCCTCCTCGGCTACGTCGACGACTGGACCAGCACCACCACCGTCGCCTCCATCCAGGAGAACATCCTCCGCGCCGCCGGCACCGTGCTGTCCGACCGCGGCGTCAACGAGATCGCCAAACCCCTGCTCGAGGACGTCACCCGCGGCGGCCGCCCCGACGTCATCTCCCTCGGCTTCGCGATCGCCCTGTGGTCGGGCTCCCGCGCGGTGAACGTGTTCATCGACACCATCACCGTGATGTACGGACTCGACGGCCAGCGCGGCATCGTCGCCACCCGGCTGCTGGCGTTCCTGCTCTATCTGATCGCACTGCTGATCGGCGCCGTGGTACTGCCGCTCGCCGTGGTCGGCCCGGACCGGGTCGTCGAGTTCGTGCCGTTCGGCGCGGACCTCGTCAGCGTCCTGTACTGGCCGGTGGTGATCCTGCTGTCGGTCGCCTTCCTCACCACGCTGTACCACGTGTCCGTGCCGGTCCGATCGCCCTGGGTGGAGGACGTCCCGGGCGCACTGGTGGCCCTCGGCATGTGGGTGCTCGGGAGCTTCCTGCTGCGCATCTATCTGACCAGCACCGTCGAGGGCCCCACCATCTACGGCTCCCTCGCCGCGCCCATCGCGGTACTGCTGTGGATCGGCATCTCGGCGTTCGCGGTCCTCGTCGGCGCCGCCGTCAACGCGGCGATCGACCGGGTGTGGCCGTCGGTCGCCACGGCCGCCGCCCGAGCCGCCAAACAGCGCGTCCGGGCCGCCCACGCCGCCGAGCTGGTCGCCCGCGCCCGGGCGGCGGAGGGGGAGAGCGAGGACCTGGAGGAGGGCGGCGGGGACATGCCCTCGGAGTTCCCCGAGCGCTGGTCGAAGTTCCTGCCGCCGGACGACGTGCGGTCCCGGCTGCACGGGAGCCGGGAGCACCGTGACCGGGACACCCGGGACACCCGGGACACCCGGGACGCTCGCGACAAGGGCGACAAGGGCGACCGGGGCGACCGGGGCGAGGGGGACGACCGGGACGCCCGTGGCAGGGGCGACCGGGACAACGGGGACGCGCGTGACCGGGACGCGCGTGACCGGGACGCGCGTGACAAGGACAAGGGGGAGCGGAAACTCTGA
- a CDS encoding acyl-CoA carboxylase subunit epsilon has product MDVDLRIVHGAPDAEELAAVMAVLTVVAHRRSTARAAAGGGGEPDGGSRRAHWDRACGGGFQPCGSWRERDRTVTAFDPGSR; this is encoded by the coding sequence GTGGACGTGGACCTGCGCATCGTGCACGGCGCTCCGGACGCCGAGGAACTGGCCGCCGTCATGGCCGTGCTGACCGTCGTCGCCCACCGCCGCTCGACCGCCCGCGCCGCCGCCGGCGGCGGCGGCGAACCGGACGGCGGATCGCGGCGCGCCCACTGGGACCGCGCCTGTGGCGGCGGCTTCCAGCCCTGCGGCTCGTGGCGGGAACGGGACCGGACGGTGACGGCGTTCGACCCGGGAAGCCGCTGA
- a CDS encoding serine hydrolase domain-containing protein encodes MTDTGTRIEGHCDARFTAVRTAFEENFAERDELGAAVTVRVGGRAVVDLWGGWADAGRTRPWERDTVVNVWSTTKGPTALCAHVLADRGLLDLDAPVASYWPEFAAAGKESVLVRHLLSHRSGLAGLREPHTFAQLCDWELTVARLAATEPWWTPGTRSGYHAMTYGFLVGEVVRRVTGLLPGAFLHEEVTGPYGVDFSIGLPEKEYHRAAELVHAPVASDSEQAAVFAQLEPVALAALANPAVGAAEAGSPEWRAAEIPAANGHGSARAIAELYGIIASGGLLGGRRLLSATAAERVREGQGPCRDLVLGAGSAHDTEVALGLWLSGPNGSYGPNPRAVGHDGFGGSCGLADPEADLSMGYVMNRMGSRIADDPRKMALVEAVYRAL; translated from the coding sequence ATGACCGACACCGGGACACGCATCGAGGGCCACTGCGACGCACGGTTCACCGCGGTGCGCACCGCCTTCGAGGAGAACTTCGCCGAACGGGACGAACTGGGTGCCGCCGTGACGGTCCGGGTGGGCGGACGGGCGGTCGTCGACCTGTGGGGCGGCTGGGCGGACGCGGGGCGCACCCGGCCGTGGGAGCGGGACACCGTGGTCAATGTGTGGTCGACAACGAAGGGCCCGACCGCACTGTGCGCGCACGTCCTGGCCGACCGGGGGCTGCTGGACCTGGACGCACCGGTCGCCTCGTACTGGCCGGAGTTCGCCGCCGCCGGCAAGGAGTCCGTCCTCGTCCGCCATCTGCTGTCGCACCGCTCCGGGCTCGCCGGACTGCGGGAGCCCCACACGTTCGCCCAACTCTGCGACTGGGAGCTGACGGTGGCCCGGCTCGCCGCGACCGAGCCGTGGTGGACGCCCGGAACCCGGTCCGGCTACCACGCGATGACGTACGGCTTCCTGGTCGGCGAGGTGGTGCGGCGCGTCACGGGTCTGCTGCCCGGGGCCTTCCTGCACGAGGAGGTGACGGGGCCGTACGGCGTCGACTTCTCCATCGGGCTGCCGGAGAAGGAGTACCACCGAGCCGCCGAGCTGGTGCACGCGCCCGTCGCGTCGGACAGCGAACAGGCCGCGGTCTTCGCCCAGTTGGAGCCCGTGGCGCTGGCCGCCCTGGCCAACCCCGCCGTGGGCGCCGCGGAGGCCGGCAGCCCGGAGTGGCGGGCTGCCGAGATCCCGGCCGCCAACGGCCACGGCAGCGCCCGCGCGATCGCCGAGCTGTACGGGATCATCGCCTCGGGCGGTCTGCTCGGTGGGCGGCGGCTGCTGTCGGCCACCGCCGCCGAACGGGTCCGCGAAGGCCAGGGGCCCTGCCGGGACCTCGTCCTCGGCGCGGGCTCCGCCCATGACACGGAGGTCGCGCTCGGGCTGTGGCTGAGCGGCCCCAACGGGTCGTACGGTCCCAACCCGCGGGCGGTCGGCCACGACGGCTTCGGCGGCTCCTGCGGGCTCGCGGACCCGGAGGCGGACCTGTCGATGGGGTACGTCATGAACCGCATGGGCTCACGGATCGCCGACGACCCACGCAAGATGGCGCTGGTCGAGGCGGTGTACCGGGCCCTGTGA
- a CDS encoding VOC family protein, with the protein MPGTPCWVSLTTQDMRASQDFYGAVFGWEFAPDVQAEGYVVAHADGEPVAGLVESAESMGVRLPVAWTAYFVAESADAAAGRVRERGGTVAVGPLAFGRGRIAWAADPLDAAFCIWEGPASPEWQAGRGTGAVAWLELHTRDPFASALFYGGVFEWDAHPDTIDVRYEHDRVMLRAGGRTVAGMYGGVPESTEAAIHPQWHVHFCRDDVDGATARAAAAHGTVVTSPQETPLGRTATIRDPEGALFHLSSAEDDLS; encoded by the coding sequence GTGCCGGGCACGCCGTGCTGGGTGAGCCTGACGACGCAGGACATGCGGGCCTCCCAGGACTTCTACGGTGCGGTGTTCGGCTGGGAGTTCGCGCCGGACGTCCAGGCGGAGGGGTACGTGGTCGCCCACGCGGACGGCGAACCGGTCGCCGGTCTCGTGGAGTCCGCGGAGAGCATGGGGGTCCGGCTGCCGGTCGCCTGGACGGCGTACTTCGTGGCCGAGAGCGCCGACGCGGCGGCCGGACGTGTGCGGGAGCGGGGCGGGACGGTCGCCGTGGGACCGCTGGCGTTCGGCCGGGGACGGATCGCCTGGGCGGCCGATCCCCTGGATGCGGCGTTCTGCATCTGGGAGGGACCGGCCTCCCCGGAGTGGCAGGCGGGCCGGGGAACCGGCGCCGTGGCATGGCTGGAGCTGCACACGAGGGACCCGTTCGCGTCCGCACTGTTCTACGGCGGGGTGTTCGAATGGGACGCCCATCCGGACACCATCGACGTGCGCTACGAGCACGACCGGGTGATGCTGCGGGCCGGGGGCCGCACGGTGGCGGGGATGTACGGCGGCGTTCCGGAGTCGACGGAGGCGGCGATCCACCCCCAGTGGCACGTCCACTTCTGCCGCGACGACGTGGACGGGGCTACGGCCCGCGCGGCCGCGGCGCACGGCACCGTCGTGACGTCCCCGCAGGAGACGCCGCTCGGGCGGACGGCGACGATCCGCGACCCCGAGGGGGCACTCTTCCATCTGTCGTCCGCCGAGGACGACCTCTCCTGA
- a CDS encoding sensor histidine kinase, translated as MRDVLLIALFAFLGAAAAGLAGAVVLRMLRRRSLTVSLTVVAGVTVVAMLAGTLAVAQAMFLSAHDLTVVTTVVAMAAVVSLATALLLGRWVVARSRELALAARTFGEDGSFAAPGGEATAELAELGRELAATSARLAESRERERALETSRRELVAWISHDLRTPLAGLRAMSEALEDGVVPDPQRYFRQIRAEVERMNRMVGDLFELSRIHAGALALTPTRMSVHDLVGEALAGAVPLAREHGVRLVGDRVEQVPIEVDAEEMTRVLANLLVNAIRRTPADGTVAVAAERREGSVVLSVTDGCGGIPEEDLPRVFDTGWRGSEARTPPAGAGLGLAIVRGIVEAHEGRAGVHNVSGGCRFEVTLPAAP; from the coding sequence GTGCGTGACGTCCTCCTCATCGCCCTCTTCGCGTTCCTCGGCGCCGCCGCGGCGGGACTGGCCGGTGCCGTCGTGCTGCGGATGCTGCGCCGGCGGTCCCTCACCGTCTCGCTGACCGTGGTCGCCGGAGTGACCGTCGTCGCGATGCTCGCCGGGACCCTGGCGGTCGCCCAGGCGATGTTCCTGTCCGCGCACGATCTGACGGTCGTCACCACGGTCGTCGCGATGGCCGCGGTGGTGTCCCTCGCCACGGCCCTGCTGCTCGGCCGGTGGGTCGTCGCGCGCAGCCGCGAACTCGCCCTCGCCGCCCGTACCTTCGGGGAGGACGGCAGCTTCGCCGCGCCCGGAGGGGAGGCCACGGCCGAACTCGCCGAGCTGGGCCGGGAACTCGCCGCCACCAGCGCCAGGCTCGCCGAGTCCCGGGAACGGGAACGGGCGCTGGAGACCTCCCGGCGGGAACTCGTCGCCTGGATCTCGCACGATCTGCGGACCCCGCTCGCCGGGCTGCGGGCCATGTCGGAGGCGCTGGAGGACGGGGTCGTACCCGACCCCCAGCGGTACTTCCGGCAGATCCGTGCGGAGGTCGAGCGGATGAACCGGATGGTCGGCGACCTCTTCGAACTGTCCCGCATCCACGCCGGCGCGCTCGCGCTGACGCCCACGCGGATGTCCGTGCACGACCTGGTCGGCGAGGCCCTGGCGGGCGCCGTCCCACTGGCCCGGGAGCACGGTGTACGGCTCGTGGGGGACCGGGTCGAGCAGGTGCCGATCGAGGTCGACGCCGAGGAGATGACGCGGGTCCTGGCCAATCTGCTGGTGAACGCGATCCGGCGGACCCCGGCCGACGGGACGGTCGCGGTGGCCGCCGAACGCCGCGAGGGCTCCGTCGTGCTGTCCGTGACCGACGGCTGCGGGGGTATCCCGGAGGAGGATCTGCCGAGGGTCTTCGACACCGGCTGGCGCGGCAGCGAGGCCCGCACGCCTCCCGCGGGGGCGGGCCTCGGTCTCGCGATCGTCAGAGGCATCGTGGAGGCGCACGAAGGACGCGCCGGGGTGCACAACGTGTCGGGCGGCTGCCGCTTCGAGGTGACCCTCCCGGCCGCCCCGTGA
- a CDS encoding response regulator transcription factor, whose amino-acid sequence MHNILVVDDDPTVAEVVTGYLERAGYTVARAADGPGALEAAGERWPDLVVLDLMLPGMDGLEVCRRLRGRGPVPVIMLTARGDEDDRILGLETGADDYVTKPFSPRELVLRVESVLRRGRAAADADPGGPVLGCAGITVDPAARRVTKNGVEIGLTLREFDLLLHLMRHRGLAIGRERLMHEVWGWDFGDLSTVTVHVRRLRGKIEDDPARPRLIHTVWGVGYRFDAPAEPEPPAASARVSDGQPDRRAGGGTPGEGTDPAEGA is encoded by the coding sequence ATGCACAACATCCTGGTCGTCGACGACGATCCGACCGTCGCCGAAGTGGTCACCGGCTATCTGGAGCGCGCCGGGTACACGGTGGCCCGCGCCGCGGACGGGCCCGGGGCCCTGGAGGCCGCCGGAGAGCGGTGGCCGGACCTGGTGGTCCTCGATCTGATGCTGCCCGGCATGGACGGCCTCGAGGTCTGCCGAAGGCTCCGCGGCCGGGGACCGGTTCCGGTGATCATGTTGACCGCGCGCGGTGACGAGGACGACCGGATCCTCGGTCTCGAGACCGGCGCGGACGACTACGTCACCAAGCCGTTCAGCCCGCGCGAACTGGTGCTGCGGGTCGAGTCCGTGCTGCGCCGCGGCCGGGCGGCCGCCGACGCGGACCCGGGCGGGCCCGTGCTCGGCTGCGCCGGGATCACCGTGGACCCGGCTGCCCGTCGCGTCACCAAGAACGGAGTGGAGATCGGTCTGACCCTGCGCGAGTTCGATCTGCTCCTGCACCTCATGCGCCACCGTGGGCTGGCCATAGGGCGGGAGCGGCTGATGCATGAGGTGTGGGGCTGGGACTTCGGCGATCTGTCGACCGTCACCGTGCACGTGCGACGGCTGCGCGGCAAGATCGAGGACGATCCGGCCCGGCCGCGCCTGATCCACACGGTCTGGGGTGTCGGCTACCGCTTCGACGCGCCCGCGGAACCGGAACCGCCGGCGGCATCGGCGCGGGTGTCCGACGGGCAACCGGACCGCCGAGCCGGCGGGGGCACCCCGGGTGAGGGCACCGACCCGGCGGAAGGGGCGTGA
- a CDS encoding DUF488 domain-containing protein has protein sequence MATIKVRRVYDAPDPEDGTRVLVDRLWPRGVSKERAAVDAWLKEVAPSGELRGWYHHDRSRYEDFDARYRSELEYGAAAQALERLCALVRGGPVTLVTSVKSVEGSHVPTLVDVLEKSAEPPAGR, from the coding sequence ATGGCGACCATCAAGGTGCGCAGGGTCTACGACGCCCCCGACCCGGAAGACGGCACCCGTGTACTGGTCGACCGGCTCTGGCCGCGCGGTGTCTCCAAGGAGCGGGCCGCCGTCGACGCATGGCTCAAGGAGGTCGCCCCGTCCGGTGAGCTGCGCGGCTGGTACCACCACGACCGCTCGCGGTACGAGGACTTCGACGCCCGCTACCGCTCGGAACTCGAGTACGGCGCGGCGGCGCAGGCCCTGGAGCGGCTGTGCGCACTCGTCCGCGGCGGCCCGGTCACCCTGGTCACCTCGGTGAAGAGCGTCGAGGGCAGCCACGTGCCCACGCTCGTCGACGTGCTGGAGAAGTCCGCCGAGCCGCCGGCGGGCCGGTAG
- a CDS encoding SPFH domain-containing protein yields MADITRRLGWRHLRSAPTAHVRHHRRGRLVHDGPGLSLWFRALTSVLSEVPVDDRELAMTFHARTSDFQDVSVQATVTYRVSDPATAAARLDFSVDPDTGTWRGAPLEQIATLLTETAQQHALDVLARTPLSAALADGVAAVRERISGGLGAEPRLSATGIEVVAARVIALRPEPEVERALRTPAREQIQQEADRATYERRAVAVERERAIAENELASRIELARREEQLVDQKGTNARREAEESAAADAVRAEAEAARKVRLAEAEATAAREVGEAGAEVQAAWLRVHSEADPSTLHALAVTRLAENLPRVDSITLSPDVLTGLLARLGGTGAEGA; encoded by the coding sequence ATGGCCGACATCACCAGGCGCCTCGGTTGGCGCCATCTGCGTTCCGCGCCCACCGCACACGTCCGCCACCACCGCCGCGGCCGGCTCGTCCACGACGGACCCGGCCTCAGTCTCTGGTTCCGGGCCCTGACCTCCGTGCTGTCCGAGGTGCCCGTCGACGACCGGGAACTGGCCATGACCTTCCACGCCAGGACGTCCGACTTCCAGGACGTGTCGGTGCAGGCGACGGTGACGTACCGGGTCAGCGATCCGGCGACGGCGGCCGCCCGGCTGGACTTCTCCGTCGACCCGGACACCGGCACCTGGCGGGGAGCGCCGCTGGAGCAGATCGCGACCCTGCTGACCGAGACCGCCCAGCAGCACGCACTGGACGTGCTGGCCCGCACCCCGCTTTCGGCGGCCCTGGCCGACGGTGTCGCCGCCGTGCGGGAGCGGATCTCCGGCGGGCTGGGCGCGGAACCGCGGCTGTCCGCCACGGGCATCGAGGTGGTGGCCGCGCGCGTCATCGCGCTGCGGCCCGAGCCCGAGGTCGAACGGGCCCTGCGCACCCCCGCCCGCGAGCAGATACAGCAGGAGGCCGACCGCGCGACGTACGAGCGGCGGGCCGTGGCTGTGGAGCGGGAGCGGGCCATCGCCGAGAACGAGCTGGCCAGCAGGATCGAACTCGCACGCCGGGAGGAGCAGTTGGTCGACCAGAAGGGCACCAACGCCCGGCGCGAGGCCGAGGAGAGCGCCGCGGCGGACGCCGTGCGCGCCGAGGCGGAGGCCGCCCGGAAGGTGCGGCTCGCCGAGGCCGAGGCCACCGCGGCGCGCGAGGTGGGCGAGGCCGGCGCCGAGGTCCAGGCCGCGTGGCTTCGGGTGCACTCCGAGGCCGACCCGTCGACCCTGCACGCCCTGGCCGTCACCCGGCTCGCGGAGAACCTGCCGCGCGTCGACAGCATCACCCTCTCCCCCGACGTCCTCACCGGACTGCTCGCACGGCTGGGCGGGACGGGGGCGGAGGGAGCGTGA
- a CDS encoding FG-GAP-like repeat-containing protein translates to MRRRAWLTLGAVVLGGAGVVTVATANPSDPPRPTGPPERAAKLRTLALARGGATERELPATDAAPFSLVGIGWDGDADQLDGTAQVRTRSAATGKWSGWQSVEFDAHRPDGAEGAKRAASEPLWVGPSTAVQLRVRSGTSGRALPKGLKLHMVDPGVSKAESKNTAAPSARLSSPGPEMDNAAFPVEESPSATASGTAAPSETSTQDPLPSDPPAPSDSVTPTETATGTADPTATPTPTATKPIAPPSTVRQPPIIGRAQWGADESLVADPAEYIDKVQAVYIHHTVGTNDYSCAESAALVRGIMTYHVKTNGWNDLGYNFLVDKCGQIFEGRGGGVDLPVRGAHTYGFNSYSTGIAMLGDFEGDPAAGKPAGRPSKAALQSAARVAAWKLGQYGGDPKGTVTLTAQGNTGKYTTGQSAVMNVISGHRDAFATACPGKNLYARLPAIRDFAAGPGRNSSIPTADYNRDGINDLVAGLPRTDGGAGRVTVLPGTTDGPSTTVRTVISQSSPGVPGDSEDGDQFGTSSAWGDYNGDGHADLVVGTPGEDDESGHTDTGSVTVLHGPGLNSGVSYMTSPAYRVTGDKLGTAVATGDFNADGTADVLSVAPGKPGRWWVFESKNPTYATKAGWLSNTANTSVVSFASAASGDFDNDGYADAAVTYRDSAGVGRLLALKGSATGLQRVGILYPRGGRSLAAGDINGDGYDDLVIGQPNATESGHTAKGGAVATVLGSATGLTTTGRQTFQQNTTGIPGADESGDTMGASVSIGDVDLDGYGDILTGLPGEDLPRGGVNQSNAGMAILIRGSAAGMTATGSVSYHQDTTGVPGSTEPNDRLGSAVSLTDLSGYSRADLALGADGEDSNNGTILQLDNSSASGVIPSSGVYYGRTLLGAPAGVGIGRLITP, encoded by the coding sequence ATGAGACGCCGGGCGTGGCTGACGCTCGGCGCCGTGGTTCTCGGAGGGGCCGGCGTGGTCACCGTGGCCACCGCGAATCCTTCCGACCCGCCGCGGCCGACCGGGCCGCCGGAGCGGGCGGCGAAGCTGCGCACGCTCGCGCTGGCCCGGGGCGGGGCGACGGAGCGCGAACTGCCGGCCACCGACGCGGCGCCGTTCTCCCTGGTCGGCATCGGCTGGGACGGCGACGCCGACCAGCTCGACGGCACGGCACAGGTCCGTACCCGCAGCGCCGCGACCGGCAAGTGGTCCGGTTGGCAGTCGGTCGAGTTCGACGCGCACCGCCCCGACGGTGCGGAGGGCGCGAAGCGGGCGGCCTCGGAGCCGCTGTGGGTCGGCCCGTCGACCGCCGTCCAGCTGCGCGTCCGCTCGGGCACGTCCGGACGGGCCCTGCCCAAGGGGCTGAAGCTGCACATGGTGGACCCTGGCGTCAGCAAGGCGGAGTCGAAGAACACGGCGGCTCCGTCCGCGCGGCTGAGCTCGCCCGGCCCCGAGATGGACAATGCCGCGTTCCCGGTCGAGGAGTCGCCCTCCGCGACCGCGTCCGGCACGGCCGCTCCTTCGGAGACGTCCACGCAGGACCCGCTCCCGAGCGATCCGCCCGCGCCCTCCGACTCCGTCACGCCGACCGAGACGGCCACCGGCACGGCCGACCCGACCGCGACGCCCACGCCGACCGCGACCAAGCCGATCGCGCCACCGTCGACGGTCCGGCAGCCCCCGATCATCGGCCGGGCCCAGTGGGGCGCGGACGAGTCGCTCGTCGCCGACCCCGCCGAGTACATCGACAAGGTCCAGGCGGTCTACATCCACCACACCGTGGGGACCAACGACTACAGCTGCGCCGAGTCCGCGGCGCTGGTGCGCGGCATCATGACGTACCACGTCAAGACCAATGGCTGGAACGACCTCGGCTACAACTTCCTGGTCGACAAGTGCGGCCAGATCTTCGAGGGCCGGGGCGGCGGCGTCGACCTTCCCGTCAGGGGCGCCCACACGTACGGCTTCAACAGCTACTCCACCGGCATCGCGATGCTCGGCGACTTCGAGGGCGATCCGGCGGCCGGCAAGCCCGCCGGCCGGCCGTCGAAGGCGGCGCTGCAGTCTGCCGCCAGGGTCGCCGCGTGGAAGCTCGGCCAGTACGGCGGCGACCCGAAGGGCACCGTCACGCTGACCGCGCAGGGCAACACGGGCAAGTACACGACCGGCCAGTCGGCCGTGATGAACGTGATCTCCGGGCACCGTGACGCGTTCGCGACGGCCTGCCCCGGCAAGAACCTGTACGCGCGGCTCCCCGCCATCCGGGACTTCGCCGCCGGCCCCGGCCGCAACTCCTCGATCCCGACGGCCGACTACAACCGCGACGGCATCAACGACCTGGTCGCGGGCCTGCCCAGGACCGACGGCGGCGCCGGCCGGGTGACGGTCCTGCCGGGCACGACGGACGGTCCGAGCACGACGGTGCGCACCGTGATCAGCCAGAGCAGCCCGGGAGTGCCGGGTGATTCGGAGGACGGCGACCAGTTCGGCACCTCCTCCGCGTGGGGCGACTACAACGGTGACGGCCACGCCGACCTGGTCGTCGGCACCCCCGGTGAGGACGACGAGTCCGGCCACACCGACACCGGCTCGGTGACCGTCCTGCACGGCCCCGGCCTGAACTCCGGTGTCAGTTACATGACTTCACCCGCCTATCGGGTCACGGGCGACAAGCTCGGCACCGCCGTCGCCACCGGCGACTTCAACGCCGACGGCACGGCGGACGTCCTGTCGGTGGCACCGGGCAAGCCGGGCCGCTGGTGGGTCTTCGAGTCCAAGAACCCCACGTACGCCACGAAGGCCGGCTGGCTGAGCAACACCGCCAACACCTCGGTGGTCTCCTTCGCCTCTGCGGCGAGCGGTGACTTCGACAACGACGGCTACGCGGACGCGGCCGTCACCTACCGCGACTCGGCGGGCGTCGGCCGACTGCTCGCACTCAAGGGCTCGGCCACCGGGCTGCAGCGGGTCGGCATCCTCTACCCGCGCGGCGGCCGCTCGCTGGCGGCCGGCGACATCAACGGCGACGGATACGACGACCTCGTCATCGGCCAGCCGAACGCCACCGAGTCCGGTCACACCGCGAAGGGCGGGGCCGTCGCCACCGTTCTGGGGTCCGCGACCGGACTGACCACGACCGGCCGTCAGACCTTCCAGCAGAACACCACGGGCATCCCCGGCGCCGACGAGTCCGGTGACACCATGGGCGCCTCGGTCTCCATCGGTGACGTCGACCTCGACGGGTACGGGGACATCCTGACCGGTCTGCCCGGCGAGGACCTCCCACGGGGCGGCGTCAACCAGTCCAACGCCGGGATGGCCATCCTGATCCGCGGCTCCGCCGCGGGAATGACGGCCACCGGGTCGGTCTCCTACCACCAGGACACCACCGGCGTGCCCGGCTCGACCGAGCCGAACGACCGGCTCGGCTCCGCCGTGTCGCTGACGGACCTGTCGGGCTACTCACGGGCGGACCTTGCCCTGGGCGCGGACGGCGAGGACTCGAACAACGGCACGATCCTGCAGTTGGACAACAGCAGCGCCTCCGGCGTCATCCCCTCCTCGGGGGTCTACTACGGCCGAACACTGCTCGGCGCGCCCGCGGGTGTCGGCATCGGCCGGCTGATCACCCCGTGA